One Capricornis sumatraensis isolate serow.1 chromosome 8, serow.2, whole genome shotgun sequence genomic region harbors:
- the CDK3 gene encoding cyclin-dependent kinase 3 isoform X4 has product MDVFQKVEKIGEGTYGVVYKAKNKETGQLVALKKIRLDLETEGVPSTAIREISLLKELKHPNIVRLLDVVHSEKKLYLVFEFLSQDLKKYMDSTPASELPLHLVKVVTLWYRAPEILLGCKFYSTAVDIWSIGCIFAEMVTRRALFPGDSEIDQLFRIFRTLGTPSEAMWPGVTQLPDYKGSFPKWTSKGLEEVVPSLEPEGQDLLLQLLQYDPSRRISAKAALAHPYFSSTETSSAPHQCVLEHFCR; this is encoded by the exons ATGGATGTGTTCCAGAAGGTGGAGAAGATTGGAGAGGGCACCTATGGGGTGGTGTACAAGGCCAAAAACAAGGAGACTGGACAGCTCGTGGCCCTCAAGAAGATCAGGCTGGATTT ggaGACCGAGGGGGTCCCAAGCACTGCCATCAGGGAGATCTCCCTGCTCAAAGAGCTTAAGCACCCCAACATCGTCAG GCTGCTGGACGTGGTTCACAGCGAGAAGAAGCTTTACCTGGTGTTTGAGTTCCTTAGCCAGGACCTGAAGAAGTACATGGACTCTACCCCGGCCTCCGAGCTCCCCCTGCACCTAGTTAAG GTGGTGACACTGTGGTATCGTGCCCCTGAGATCCTCTTGGGCTGCAAGTTCTACTCCACTGCTGTAGATATCTGGAGCATTGGTTGCATCTTTGCAGAGATG GTGACCCGCAGAGCCCTGTTTCCAGGCGACTCTGAGATTGACCAACTCTTCCGTATCTTTCGGACCCTGGGGACACCCAGTGAGGCCATGTGGCCAGGAGTCACCCAGCTGCCTGACTATAAGGGCAGTTTCCCCAAGTGGACCAGTAAGGGGCTGGAGGAGGTCGTGCCCAGCCTGGAGCCAGAGGGCCAGGACCTGCTCTTG CAACTCCTGCAGTACGACCCCAGCCGGCGGATCTCAGCCAAGGCCGCCCTGGCCCACCCGTACTTCTCGTCCACCGAGACCTCCTCAGCGCCCCACCAGTGTGTGCTGGAGCATTTCTGCCGCTGA
- the CDK3 gene encoding cyclin-dependent kinase 3 isoform X2: MDVFQKVEKIGEGTYGVVYKAKNKETGQLVALKKIRLDLETEGVPSTAIREISLLKELKHPNIVRLLDVVHSEKKLYLVFEFLSQDLKKYMDSTPASELPLHLVKSYLFQLLQGVSFCHSHRVIHRDLKPQNLLINELGAIKLADFGLARAFGVPLRTYTHEVTRRALFPGDSEIDQLFRIFRTLGTPSEAMWPGVTQLPDYKGSFPKWTSKGLEEVVPSLEPEGQDLLLQLLQYDPSRRISAKAALAHPYFSSTETSSAPHQCVLEHFCR; this comes from the exons ATGGATGTGTTCCAGAAGGTGGAGAAGATTGGAGAGGGCACCTATGGGGTGGTGTACAAGGCCAAAAACAAGGAGACTGGACAGCTCGTGGCCCTCAAGAAGATCAGGCTGGATTT ggaGACCGAGGGGGTCCCAAGCACTGCCATCAGGGAGATCTCCCTGCTCAAAGAGCTTAAGCACCCCAACATCGTCAG GCTGCTGGACGTGGTTCACAGCGAGAAGAAGCTTTACCTGGTGTTTGAGTTCCTTAGCCAGGACCTGAAGAAGTACATGGACTCTACCCCGGCCTCCGAGCTCCCCCTGCACCTAGTTAAG AGTTACCTCTTCCAGCTGCTGCAGGGGGTGAGCTTCTGCCACTCGCATCGGGTCATCCATCGAGACTTGAAGCCCCAGAATCTGCTCATCAATGAGTTGGGGGCCATCAAGCTGGCTGACTTCGGACTGGCTCGAGCCTTCGGGGTGCCCCTGCGCACCTACACCCATGAG GTGACCCGCAGAGCCCTGTTTCCAGGCGACTCTGAGATTGACCAACTCTTCCGTATCTTTCGGACCCTGGGGACACCCAGTGAGGCCATGTGGCCAGGAGTCACCCAGCTGCCTGACTATAAGGGCAGTTTCCCCAAGTGGACCAGTAAGGGGCTGGAGGAGGTCGTGCCCAGCCTGGAGCCAGAGGGCCAGGACCTGCTCTTG CAACTCCTGCAGTACGACCCCAGCCGGCGGATCTCAGCCAAGGCCGCCCTGGCCCACCCGTACTTCTCGTCCACCGAGACCTCCTCAGCGCCCCACCAGTGTGTGCTGGAGCATTTCTGCCGCTGA
- the CDK3 gene encoding cyclin-dependent kinase 3 isoform X1 — MDVFQKVEKIGEGTYGVVYKAKNKETGQLVALKKIRLDLETEGVPSTAIREISLLKELKHPNIVRLLDVVHSEKKLYLVFEFLSQDLKKYMDSTPASELPLHLVKSYLFQLLQGVSFCHSHRVIHRDLKPQNLLINELGAIKLADFGLARAFGVPLRTYTHEVVTLWYRAPEILLGCKFYSTAVDIWSIGCIFAEMVTRRALFPGDSEIDQLFRIFRTLGTPSEAMWPGVTQLPDYKGSFPKWTSKGLEEVVPSLEPEGQDLLLQLLQYDPSRRISAKAALAHPYFSSTETSSAPHQCVLEHFCR, encoded by the exons ATGGATGTGTTCCAGAAGGTGGAGAAGATTGGAGAGGGCACCTATGGGGTGGTGTACAAGGCCAAAAACAAGGAGACTGGACAGCTCGTGGCCCTCAAGAAGATCAGGCTGGATTT ggaGACCGAGGGGGTCCCAAGCACTGCCATCAGGGAGATCTCCCTGCTCAAAGAGCTTAAGCACCCCAACATCGTCAG GCTGCTGGACGTGGTTCACAGCGAGAAGAAGCTTTACCTGGTGTTTGAGTTCCTTAGCCAGGACCTGAAGAAGTACATGGACTCTACCCCGGCCTCCGAGCTCCCCCTGCACCTAGTTAAG AGTTACCTCTTCCAGCTGCTGCAGGGGGTGAGCTTCTGCCACTCGCATCGGGTCATCCATCGAGACTTGAAGCCCCAGAATCTGCTCATCAATGAGTTGGGGGCCATCAAGCTGGCTGACTTCGGACTGGCTCGAGCCTTCGGGGTGCCCCTGCGCACCTACACCCATGAG GTGGTGACACTGTGGTATCGTGCCCCTGAGATCCTCTTGGGCTGCAAGTTCTACTCCACTGCTGTAGATATCTGGAGCATTGGTTGCATCTTTGCAGAGATG GTGACCCGCAGAGCCCTGTTTCCAGGCGACTCTGAGATTGACCAACTCTTCCGTATCTTTCGGACCCTGGGGACACCCAGTGAGGCCATGTGGCCAGGAGTCACCCAGCTGCCTGACTATAAGGGCAGTTTCCCCAAGTGGACCAGTAAGGGGCTGGAGGAGGTCGTGCCCAGCCTGGAGCCAGAGGGCCAGGACCTGCTCTTG CAACTCCTGCAGTACGACCCCAGCCGGCGGATCTCAGCCAAGGCCGCCCTGGCCCACCCGTACTTCTCGTCCACCGAGACCTCCTCAGCGCCCCACCAGTGTGTGCTGGAGCATTTCTGCCGCTGA
- the CDK3 gene encoding cyclin-dependent kinase 3 isoform X3 has translation MDVFQKVEKIGEGTYGVVYKAKNKETGQLVALKKIRLDLLLDVVHSEKKLYLVFEFLSQDLKKYMDSTPASELPLHLVKSYLFQLLQGVSFCHSHRVIHRDLKPQNLLINELGAIKLADFGLARAFGVPLRTYTHEVTRRALFPGDSEIDQLFRIFRTLGTPSEAMWPGVTQLPDYKGSFPKWTSKGLEEVVPSLEPEGQDLLLQLLQYDPSRRISAKAALAHPYFSSTETSSAPHQCVLEHFCR, from the exons ATGGATGTGTTCCAGAAGGTGGAGAAGATTGGAGAGGGCACCTATGGGGTGGTGTACAAGGCCAAAAACAAGGAGACTGGACAGCTCGTGGCCCTCAAGAAGATCAGGCTGGATTT GCTGCTGGACGTGGTTCACAGCGAGAAGAAGCTTTACCTGGTGTTTGAGTTCCTTAGCCAGGACCTGAAGAAGTACATGGACTCTACCCCGGCCTCCGAGCTCCCCCTGCACCTAGTTAAG AGTTACCTCTTCCAGCTGCTGCAGGGGGTGAGCTTCTGCCACTCGCATCGGGTCATCCATCGAGACTTGAAGCCCCAGAATCTGCTCATCAATGAGTTGGGGGCCATCAAGCTGGCTGACTTCGGACTGGCTCGAGCCTTCGGGGTGCCCCTGCGCACCTACACCCATGAG GTGACCCGCAGAGCCCTGTTTCCAGGCGACTCTGAGATTGACCAACTCTTCCGTATCTTTCGGACCCTGGGGACACCCAGTGAGGCCATGTGGCCAGGAGTCACCCAGCTGCCTGACTATAAGGGCAGTTTCCCCAAGTGGACCAGTAAGGGGCTGGAGGAGGTCGTGCCCAGCCTGGAGCCAGAGGGCCAGGACCTGCTCTTG CAACTCCTGCAGTACGACCCCAGCCGGCGGATCTCAGCCAAGGCCGCCCTGGCCCACCCGTACTTCTCGTCCACCGAGACCTCCTCAGCGCCCCACCAGTGTGTGCTGGAGCATTTCTGCCGCTGA